Genomic segment of Zingiber officinale cultivar Zhangliang chromosome 11B, Zo_v1.1, whole genome shotgun sequence:
tgttttattaagGACATTTCGAACCTATGAATTTCTTCTTGGCATAACATAGACGTGCCAACGTTctgctttttgattttttttttttccttaaaatatGTTTGCAAAAGTTAATACCAAGTTGTGAAACAGGCAGGCGAAAGATGTAGTCAAAGCTTTGAAGAAGCGCCTGCAACACAAAAATCCGCAAATTCAATTTTTATCCTTGACAGTAAGTGCAAGTTTGAATGCTGAGTTTCTTAATTGAGAAGATGAAGCATGTTGTTTCCATTATTCAGATTTCCAtgtcattatttatttattttctgtttgatggtcaatgaaaaataaattttattcttaACTTTTGAAGGAAAATCTTTGATGTACACCATTAGTTAACCTATCTGATGCAGGTGATTTGGTTACTCCAGATATAACATATTTTGGAACCTTGAAGTATATTTTATGTGGCTGAAATTTCTTTTGGAATAATCATGGGTAATATATGATTTTAACTTGCCTGAAGTATTTAATgcggttttttttttctttgcagcTATTAGAGACGATGATAAAGAATTGTGGTGACTATGTACATTTTCAGGTTGTTGAACGTGAAATTCCTCAAGAGATGGTCAAAATTGTTAGGAAGAAGGTTAGTTAATACTTCTTTACACTAAGATCCATGATAGTTGATCCAAAATGGTTGAGACTACATGACTTTATGATGCTGATATTTCTAAAGAGAATTGTATATGTATGTATAAGAAGTATTTTATTAGTATGTTTTATATTATCCTACATAAGCATTTTTATGTATTATGTCATATAGGTTGGTTATTTGTAAAGAACAATATTACATCTTGGTACTAATTGTTGATAAAATAACAATTTCACACCCAAAGATACACTCATCCTTCTAGAAGTTGCTAATTGTGTATCCTTATTTGCTCTGTTGGACTCGGATATAATTATCCAACAAATCTAAATGTTCGACACGTCATCGTCATCATAAATTACACGGACCTAGATGTTTAGTTCATCTTTTGCACATGGTCAAGTGTTCGAAAACCAACACAAGTACACAAGGGTAGATAAAGAGTCTGACTATCAGAGCTTATAAGCTAAGGGATCATATTTTCACTATCACATTGCATGTATTTGAGGTATGAGTTAGCAATATGTATTTTGTCGCACATCGAACTCTATGCAAGGttatttcatattttcattagTAGTGTTTCTTATAAACCACTTTAGTTATAATAAATACAATTTTGTTAGTTTCCTTGTACTCTCACATCCTGTTATAATTGATCCAATCAGTGTTCGAAATCTCGTTTCGTGCCGCCCGACATggacggtttttaccgttccgccAGGCAGCCGAAACCGGCACGGGAGGCGTCCCCGTCTCGGCGGCGCCGGAGGAGACGCGAGACACCTCCAGCGGCGTCCCGCGACGCCTTCGGCACCGAAGGTGTCATGCGCGACGGATTCTGCGGCGCCGGAAGCATTCGGCAGGGTCGCCGGACGCTTCCGGCGCCACCGGACGCCCCTCGCAGGATCGGCCGCGATCATCGCAGCGCGATCTTGCGTTCTGCCGCCGTGATTTTTTTTTcggttttaataattttttattttatttaattaatttaaagaatTCCCAAGGATGCGGGAAGGATGTGTGATAGTTCGAAGaggcttttataaaccctaattaagttatcctaataaaatatatttaaaattaaataaattttattaattaatattctgaaaaaaataatattttaaatttcatttaaaaattttaaaaaatatacaataattcttatttatattctaatatatttttttattattttaaatttcatttaaatatttaaaaaaaatctaattttttttttttaattctaataaattatatttatattctgaattttttttatttttttttaaattttttacttgatattttttactatttaaaatatatattatttaattaataattaattaaattaataaatagttaatttatataattattattaatataaagtaatatcttgtctattattattattattattattattattattattattattatagatacttctattttaatttgaattattaatatatcaattctatttaaataaaattatttttaattattttttctaacaatattaaattattcaataattgagaacttataataaatcaatatacaacttatttttatatacataataaacatatttatcttataattactatagataaataaaaaataccgaaactgtatcggcacggcacgatacgataccgaaaccgtatcgttccggtttAAGACCGAAACcttggcacgggtcgaaattttaaaccttggatcCAATTAGTCTTAACTATATATTTTATCTGTCATTCTTGAACATGCTTATAGTATCTTAGactattctttttattattatatcatttaATAAGTTACACCTAATTGCTCTTCAGTATCAGGACATAACAAATATTGCTATACGGATATTTTCTGTGAGATGTTGGTATTGAGGCATGTGAAACCTATTATTAGAACTAAACATGGCTTAGTCTATGGAGATTTTACTGTCACTCAATTCCTTATGATGCTCAGTCATTTCTGATCATCCTTTTGTTTAACCATCAGACTGATATGCAAGTGAGGGACAAAATTTTGGTACTGTTGGATTCATGGCAAGAAGCATTTGGGGGGGCTGGTGGAAAGTATCCTCAATTTTACTGGGCCTATACTGACTTAAAGGTACGCTTCCTTGTTACTCTCTTTGCCCAATAATGTTGGTTTCATTTATTTTTCTTCTACAACGTACCTAGAAATTTTGCATCGCTATTAATTTGTTTACTCTCTTTGCCCAATAATGTTTGTATTAATTTTCTGTTGCATTTTCTTTTCTTGTCTGGTAATTCATAATTGTACTAAATCAAAGAAGTATGTTTAATCATGTTGAATTAACCTCCACAGAGATCTGGAGTGCTGTTTCCTGAACGCTCTCCTGATTCAACTTTAATATTTACTCCTGTGCATTCGACATCTGGAATCAGACAGCCTCCAGTAGGTTATGGTATGCCCAGTAATTCTGTTTTAAGACTTGAGGAAGCTATGGCATCGGAGATGGCAAATCTGAGGTATCACTTTCTTGCAATGCAATGATGCTTCTTGTAGTATTTTACTTCCTGATTTGATGATGTAGCACACAGAAAACCATTGATCAGCCTATCGGTTGTTCTTGTGGAAAGCatagaaaggaaattatttttctctATATCCAACCGAACAaaggaaaataataattttctcaATAAAAGATTTCCTTGGAAAATATTTTACTCATGCAAATTATTTTCCATAAAGCAAATGAACCTTAAAGAGTTTAAAAAAAAGTATAAGTTTGGAGGTTTAcatgtcaatttttaaaattttcccttgCATCCTTTGGTTATTTGTATGTGCTCTTTTTTAGCTCTGGAATAAGTTCTAAAGTTCATCAAAAATTTATCTGTCGTTTTTTCCCctctttttttataaaaattatctaATTTATGCCCTTATTTATCTTGAATCAGCTTATCAGATTTGGCCAGTATGCGTAGTGTGATGGATCTGTTAAGTGAGATGCTGAAAGCTGTGAACCCAAGCGATCGTTCTGTATGGattttgcttccctttttgtCCTTGCATATTATCTTGTAGATTACATTACCAATAAGGTTATTTATCTTGAATGCTTAGATATTGTTGATGATTCTTATCTGTGCATTATATAGGCTGTTAAAGATGAAGTGATTGTGGACCTTGTTGACCAGTGCCGTTCCAACCAAAAGAAGCTAATGGAATCACTTAATTTGATCAGGTAATTTATATTGTTTGCCAATCTAACTTTGCAATTATATTAAGTAAACATATGTTAGTCAATGCTAACCTTTTCTAGGCCCTAATTCTGTGAAGCATCATTTGGTTTAATCTTCTTCGGCAACTTCTTGAGCCTACTGACCTTTCGAATTTAATAACAATCACCATGAAAAAGCCAAAACGAAGGAAATTGCCCAATTCATAAGTTAGTGATAGATTTGAAGGTTGGTTCGAGCTAGATTTGAACACACAATGATGCTCCATAACATGAGGGATTCAATAGCCACATTAAAGTGGGGTTCCATTAATGAACTTGTGAGCAATGACCTCTAGCCATGTAGTcagcctatatatatataatgttgatgtgttgatttgaAGGGGTATCTTGGTGCAACGGTGAAGTTGCTGTCGTGTGATCTGGAGATCACGGATTTGAGTTACAGAAACAAGATATCATGAATTCGAGTTACAGAAACCTCTTATACAATAGGATAAGAGAAACAAGATATCACGAATTCGAGTTAGAGGTTTAAGTTACAGAAACCTCTTATACAACAGGATAAGAGAAACAAGATATCACGAATTCGAGTTAGAGGTTTAAGTTACAGAAACCTCTTATACAACAGGATAAGAGAAACAAGATATCACGAATTCGAGTTAGAGGTTTAAGTTACAGAAACCTCTTATACAACAGGATAAGAGAAACAAGATATCACGAATTCGAGTTAGAGGTTTAAGTTACAGAAACCTCTTATACAACAGGATAAGACTGCATACAATAGACTTAGATTCAGAATTTAGAGGTGGATTGGGCTCTGAGTGTGGAAGGGTGGGCTAAGTCCCAAAACAAAATGAacaaagagaaagaaagaaagaacacATCAATTCTTCTTGGTGCCAAGTTGTAGGTCATAAAATACTATAAGGCTTTTTTTTATGGACCTGTTTTAGTGGGAGCTTTTTATATGTTGATGTGTTGACTTTCTTTTGCTGATTACACTCTCTTCCAAAGTAAACTAACTAAACTGAGCTGGGCCGTGGTGACAGGGATGAGGAGCTGTTAGGTCAAGGCCTTGAATTGAACGACAACTTGCAAAATGTACTCGCAAAGAATGATGCTATAGCCTCTGGTTCACCTCTGCCAGCTGATACATCTGAGCTGATCACACAGGACCACTCCACTGCACCTCAACCTACAGAAACTGAACTCTCTGAATCTCTTCCAAGTCCAAGGACTCCAATTGCGCCTCAGCCTTTGAGTCAGTAcaatgatgaagaagaagatgaggatGATGATTTTGCTCAGTTAGCTCGCAGGTAAAGTTCCTGACAGCTAAGCTTCCATATTATAGAAAAAAGGATCTGTCGTTAAAAGCTAATTTGTTCTTGAACAGGAATTACAAAGTCAAGCCACCAAGTTCTGACGGCAACTTTGTTGCAACTAGCAATCATTCAGGCTCTCCAAACCGAACTGATGTTACAAATTCTGGCATAGCAGGAGGCATGGAGGCATCATCACCACCCTCTTCAGCAAGTGCCACACTAGCACTTCCTGATCCTCATGCTCCAGTTAACACTTTCACCAAAGAAGACGACATTATCAATCTGTTGAGCATTACCTTGCCAAGCTCATCGCCGCCCCACACTCCTTTAACACCTCCCATAGCATCTGACCAAAATGTATCTTCGCTTCCGATTCCCCCAGCTCCGCAAGTCAACCCCGCGAGTCCACTGTCCAATGCTATGAACCAAGCATATCCTGAAAACAATTTCATTGCTCCATGGGCCCAAACACAAATACGTGAGCAGTTCTCGTACTCGTCCAGCTACCCACCACCGCCATGGGCTACTGCTGCAATTGATAGCAATGCTGATGCCAATGCCAATCCATTTGAATCAACGACCTTTCAGTATGCTGCACCTGCCAATAGTAGTGCTGCTACTTATCCTTCAATCCAGGTTCCAAAGCCTGGACTGCAGCATTCTTATGGCTCTGGAATTGATACTGTTCCATCGACAACGGCATGGGGAAATACAAGCCACAGTGGTCAGATGGGGCCGTCCACTGCTAGGCCTTATGTTTATACAAACAGATTGTTCGATGAACTAGACTTGAGAAACGCCAGCACAGGTCGAAAGACAAGCACCACAACTACTGGCTTATCTGGCACACCAGGGCAAGGCATGATCAGTGAGGGAAAATAAACAAACATTTCTACTCTTTTATTTATCGAACTGGGAAGGTCCTGTGCAAGCTCGATTAGGTTCGTATTAGTGAGATCCATTCCGCTGTTCTTATTGGATTGCATTTCGAGTGCTGTTCGCTCAACTAAACCTTATAGGAGAAACGGGAATGTATATAAGCAGTTGCTTACATTAGCTTTTACAGTTAAATAACTAATCATGTCGTTCTGCAACGATCTTTGTGAGATCGTCCAAGGATGAGAACTAAGGATATATGTTGTGTTCGTATTCTTGAAGAGGCACTTCTTTATGAAACTTCACTTTGTTGCCAGGCTTACAACTTCTTTGAAAAGTAAGTTGTTTCTAGTTTTATATGAGGTTGATTGTCGAAACAGGACTTCTTCGATTTCCCTTTTGTTAGGTGATGCTTCACCCTGAGTAATAATAGACAATGGAGCTTGTTTATCATTCGTCATTATGGATTCAAAGAGTCTATGTCTAGGTTGCTTTGTCTTTGTGCTTCCTGTAGGCATGTTAGATCGTCATGTTGGTGCAATTGATTTCTAATCTAAGGTTAACCAAGTTTATTAAGTTTGAGTTACTTtagttaaattttgatatttgattaatATTGATTCTGTCCGGAAATTAAGTTAGACGGAGGCCGGATGAAGTGTCATTAACGTTGACGGGGAGAAGATTATGATGTTGTGATCGCACGAGCCCTGGAGAATGGATCCTCACGTGACTTGAAAGAACTGCTAGGTCTGTGCCGTCGATGTCAGATCTCTACGCACACTTAGACAAGCACACAgaacgttagagaccaagaaccagagAAAAAGTCCCCAGCGCAgtccctccgacgttcaagtcaagtactttttccccaaaAGAACAGAGtactaaggaagaagaaaagtagacaagcgtgcgagtgagcgtacctgcgcaagggagaggacgtccctttttatatgacaatacGTACCTTCTGGATACTGACCCTTGTCAGAGGATGTCGGATGTCAGAATTTGTTGAGTGGTGGAGGGCACGTGGCTTTCTCTTATGGACTGGAGGAAGGTTCTACTGCAGATGATCTCAATCACTGGAATATTCCCTAACATACAACAGATATTCTCTGACAAGtagttacgattctctgacctaTTGTCGCATAGTACCTTCTATCATGCTCGGGTATGATTGAAACAACTCGGGTCGGTTTATTGAGTGTTGATGAACAGACTGGTCAGGCCCCTCCTGCCTGCTTTTATAATTCCAACCCCACTAAGAGGGATAAGTTTGCTCACGTGGGTCAGCCTGACCATCCCTCATCAGTAAAGTCAGGTCGGGTTTGGTCCTGACCGCTCTTCCTGCCACGATTGTGGTTTCCTGACCGGGAGATTCCTTTCTAGCTTTAGACACAGGATGACCCCGAGTGGTCCCTCTACTGTCTCACCTTCTTGACTTCCGTCTACCATGTcccttgacttctaactgtcacgtcccttaacttctgactgtcccgtcccttgacttctgatcttatcattatgcaccgtatcaaatATGTTAGTGGGTTAAGTGACTTTGAAGAGCCTATATATAGGGTGATTCGTATAGGTTTGACTTTGAAGAGTCTATATATAAGGCGATTTGTATAGGTTTGTTAAATTGGTGATTCGATTGTACTTAGATCTTCCTCAGAGTGTCCATCTTCAAAAGCAATTTGTTATTTGGGTAAGAAGACGCTTAATGGATTATTTTCTCCATTTGGATCCAAAAAAATTTAGGAGCTTTTAAAGGTCGACTTGCGAAATAGTCctcattatgcaccgtatcaaatATGTTAGTGGGTTAAGTGACTTTGAAGAGCCTATATATAGGGCGATTTGTATAGGTTTGACTTTGAAGAGTCTATATATAAGGCGATTCGTATAGGTTTGTTAAATTGATTATTCGATTGTACTTAGATCTTCCTCAGGGTGTCCATCTTCAAAAGCAATTTGTTATTTGGGTAAGAAGACGCTTAATGGATTATTTTCTCCATTTGGATCCAAAAAAACTTAGGAGCTTTTAAAGGTTGACTTGCGAAATAGTCctcattatgcaccgtatcaaatATGTTAGTGGGTTAAGTGACTTTGAAGAGCCTATATATAGGGCGATTCGTATAGGTTTGACTTTGAAGAGTCTATATATAAGGCGATTTGTATAGGTTTGTTAAATTGGTGATTCTATTGTACTTAGATCTTCCTCAGGGTGTCCATCTTCAAAAGCAATTTGTTATTTGGATAAGAAGGCGCTTAATGGATTATTTTCTCCATTTGGATCCAAAAAACTTAGGAGCTTTTAAAGGTCGACTTGCGAAATAGTCCtcgtggcaaaaaaaaaaaaaatttgttttgaggTTTTCCTCCATCGAATTCACTAATTATTTATTGCTTTTGAGTTTATTGTCTCCCATACTCATGATTATTTatatttgaatcctttatttcaTATTTAGACCAAATTATGCTAAGTAAAGATAAAGATCAGCGAATTAGAATTAATCAAGCAAAATCTAGACACATGAATTATCAAAAAACACTGATGGGCATCTAATTTTTCTTGCAATCATAAACACTCAAATAATAGTTAGTTTCAAATGCATATATTTATGAGCAAGTTTAGTATTTGATTTGGTAAAAAACTATTCATATTCTTTTAATACACATACAGTCAATGACATGAATAAACTTatataactcattaaattaaatgaataaatttaaaaatatatatgttcaacttattaatattcatgaataaataTTGTGAACTATTTGTAAACAATGCTCACAAATAAAATTTGTGAATTATAttcatcaataaattttttatcaagataataaataaataaataaataaaacttttaaaatgaataaataaatttatattacgAAGCTTGATAACCAATTAAACACGTTTAAAACTAATGATAAGAGTTTCAAACAATCatataaacttgaattgagagctcgataatatataaacaaattaTTAATCTCAAGCTAAGcttgtagaaaaaaaattaagtcaagTTTGGACAATCATTTCAACAACTTGGTTAATTTTAGACTCATTTTAGTTTAacttgattatcttatcaaataaatttgtgTAAGTACCTCGGGGTttagatgtgatcaaccaagttaagttaggctctGCATATTTGATGTCTTGCGTCTGAGTGTGCAAAGATTTAGGAatgcaagaagtcgagcagaaaatACGACGGACAATAAGGATGGCAAGAAAATCGAGTTGACGGacttcaagggacgagaagttggagtgGAAGACTTCTCAAGGAGAGAAGGTTGgagttaggtttgggtgagctcaactctggaaggacAAAGCATCACCCAAGCAACCATAGAAGAAGCAGTGACTAGAGAAGGCGTTGGATAGTTAGCAATTGGTTGActgatccaggcgcccagaccacgAAGACACCAAATAGGAGCCTCG
This window contains:
- the LOC122033647 gene encoding TOM1-like protein 6 isoform X1; the encoded protein is MSSSSSASATVRVEKATSDLLMGPDWTLNMDICDSVNSDHWQAKDVVKALKKRLQHKNPQIQFLSLTLLETMIKNCGDYVHFQVVEREIPQEMVKIVRKKTDMQVRDKILVLLDSWQEAFGGAGGKYPQFYWAYTDLKRSGVLFPERSPDSTLIFTPVHSTSGIRQPPVGYGMPSNSVLRLEEAMASEMANLSLSDLASMRSVMDLLSEMLKAVNPSDRSAVKDEVIVDLVDQCRSNQKKLMESLNLIRDEELLGQGLELNDNLQNVLAKNDAIASGSPLPADTSELITQDHSTAPQPTETELSESLPSPRTPIAPQPLSQYNDEEEDEDDDFAQLARRNYKVKPPSSDGNFVATSNHSGSPNRTDVTNSGIAGGMEASSPPSSASATLALPDPHAPVNTFTKEDDIINLLSITLPSSSPPHTPLTPPIASDQNVSSLPIPPAPQVNPASPLSNAMNQAYPENNFIAPWAQTQIREQFSYSSSYPPPPWATAAIDSNADANANPFESTTFQYAAPANSSAATYPSIQVPKPGLQHSYGSGIDTVPSTTAWGNTSHSGQMGPSTARPYVYTNRLFDELDLRNASTGRKTSTTTTGLSGTPGQGMISEGK
- the LOC122033647 gene encoding TOM1-like protein 6 isoform X2, which produces MIKNCGDYVHFQVVEREIPQEMVKIVRKKTDMQVRDKILVLLDSWQEAFGGAGGKYPQFYWAYTDLKRSGVLFPERSPDSTLIFTPVHSTSGIRQPPVGYGMPSNSVLRLEEAMASEMANLSLSDLASMRSVMDLLSEMLKAVNPSDRSAVKDEVIVDLVDQCRSNQKKLMESLNLIRDEELLGQGLELNDNLQNVLAKNDAIASGSPLPADTSELITQDHSTAPQPTETELSESLPSPRTPIAPQPLSQYNDEEEDEDDDFAQLARRNYKVKPPSSDGNFVATSNHSGSPNRTDVTNSGIAGGMEASSPPSSASATLALPDPHAPVNTFTKEDDIINLLSITLPSSSPPHTPLTPPIASDQNVSSLPIPPAPQVNPASPLSNAMNQAYPENNFIAPWAQTQIREQFSYSSSYPPPPWATAAIDSNADANANPFESTTFQYAAPANSSAATYPSIQVPKPGLQHSYGSGIDTVPSTTAWGNTSHSGQMGPSTARPYVYTNRLFDELDLRNASTGRKTSTTTTGLSGTPGQGMISEGK